The nucleotide sequence AGTATGGCCCGTATTCTGGATGCTGAAACGGTGGTGGTTGGTATGCAGCCCTCAGTAGCCATAACCCTGGTTGAACTGGGTCTGCCCCTGGCCGGTATCCATACGGCTCTGAACGTAGAACGGGGCATTGCTTTGCTTCAGAGTAAAGTAGGCACCGACCGCAGGACGCTCCAATCGAACAATGATTGAGACGCTATCGACCGAAACGTTGCCGATTCGGCAGGAGAGCGATGTGATCCTGCTCGGTCAGCTCATTCGCCAGCAGTCTACGCAGGTGGGGATGAGCAGCCTGAATAAAACCAAACTTGTCACAGCCGCCAGCGAACTCGCCCGCAACATGCTCAACTACGCCGTAAATGGCCGTGTTGAGATTGAACGGATCCGGCGGCATCATAAAATCGGAATTCGGTTAACTTTCGCCGACAAGGGCCCCGGTATTGCGGATATTGACAAGGCCATGCTGGATGGCTATTCGACCGGTAGCGG is from Spirosoma taeanense and encodes:
- a CDS encoding anti-sigma regulatory factor, with the translated sequence MIETLSTETLPIRQESDVILLGQLIRQQSTQVGMSSLNKTKLVTAASELARNMLNYAVNGRVEIERIRRHHKIGIRLTFADKGPGIADIDKAMLDGYSTGSGMGVGLPGAKRLVDEFSLISVIDEGTTIIVIKWLND